One region of Camelina sativa cultivar DH55 chromosome 6, Cs, whole genome shotgun sequence genomic DNA includes:
- the LOC104790199 gene encoding uncharacterized protein LOC104790199, with amino-acid sequence MILITSPTVTYLRHRLHTSQTSSPRHFRRSREISTVDRCCNPWQTTTDRFKLRTRNSSSFSCCARRKPDTATVEIEDDYKRRIVRYLLWTAEAVYILWLFLLPYAPGDPVWAISSETVNSLLGLSLNFFFVLPLTNSAGIQFLQAPVLHPMAEGLFNFVIAWTLMFAPLLYTDRKRDGYKSSLDVLWGLMMFLTNTFLIPYMALRLTDADQNDKPSKRSQLGEAMTKGAPIVGLTGATVCLISTLWSLYGRADGDFGGIMDRWQYLIGYLGSERLAYAFIWDICLYTIFQPWLIGENLQNVKKGKIELVSYLRFVPVFGLLAYLLFLNLDDEAI; translated from the exons ATGATTCTGATAACTTCACCGACGGTGACGTATCTCCGTCACCGCCTCCACACTTCCCAAACCAGTTCGCCTCGCCATTTCCGCCGGAGCAGAGAAATCTCGACCGTCGATCGGTGCTGCAATCCATGGCAGACAACGACGGATCGTTTCAAATTACGAACACGAAACAGTTCCTCGTTCTCGTGCTGTGCTCGCCGGAAACCAGATACGGCGACGGTTGAGATCGAAGATGATTATAAACGGAGAATCGTTCGGTATCTTCTGTGGACTGCTGAAGCTGTGTATATACTATGGctatttcttcttccttatgcTCCT GGAGATCCAGTGTGGGCAATTAGTTCAGAGACAGTGAATTCTCTTTTGGGACTTTCTCTGaatttcttctttgtcttgcCTCTTACAAACTCTG CTGGTATTCAATTCTTACAAGCTCCTGTTCTTCACCCG ATGGCTGAAGGGTTATTCAACTTTGTAATAGCTTGGACACTCATGTTTGCTCCGTTGCTATACACAGACCGAAAGAGAGATGGATACAAAAGCTCTCTTGATGTCTTATGGGGTCTCATGATGTTCCTCACAAACA CGTTTCTAATCCCATACATGGCTTTACGGCTCACTGACGCTGACCAGAATGATAAACCTAGCAAAAGGTCTCAACTTGGCGAAGCAATGACCAAGGGTGCGCCAATAGTTGGTCTGACCGGAGCTACGGTGTGTCTGATATCAACATTGTGGTCTCTCTATGGTCGAGCAGATGGAGATTTCGGTGGAATAATGGACAGATGGCAGTATCTCATTGGTTATTTGGGATCGGAGAGACTAGCTTACGCTTTTATATGGGATATATGTCTGTACACAATTTTTCAGCCGTGGTTGATTGGAGAGAACCTGCAAAATGTGAAGAAGGGCAAGATTGAGTTGGTGAGTTATCTTAGGTTTGTTCCTGTTTTTGGTTTGCTTGcatatcttttgtttctcaatctcgatgatgaagcaatttaa